One window of Paenibacillus albicereus genomic DNA carries:
- a CDS encoding polysaccharide biosynthesis protein has product MFEHSRILVTGGTGSWGYELIRQLLPQNPKEIIVFSRSESAQVTMSRTFEDARLTFRIGDIRDLEALTKATQGVDYVFHLAALKHVPVCEEHPYEALKTNVLGTQNVIEAANLNKVKRVIYISTDKAANPSNFYGMTKAIGEKLIVYANLVSTDTKFVCVRGGNVLGTNGSVIHLFTNQIKTKGQVRLTDRGMTRFFLTLHDAISLLFKASEESLGGEIFVMTMPTCRIEDLAEVLMEDIGVQAEVVETGIRPGEKLHEILLTEFESKSTVIYDKEYLVILPPLDIPGLKEQYSTYDAVDFDSFCSSENLMDKEQIRDMLRRGGFLQ; this is encoded by the coding sequence ATGTTTGAACACTCTCGCATCCTCGTCACCGGTGGAACCGGCTCCTGGGGGTATGAGCTGATCCGGCAGCTGCTGCCGCAAAATCCGAAGGAAATCATCGTCTTCTCCCGCAGCGAATCGGCGCAGGTGACGATGAGCCGCACGTTCGAGGATGCGCGGCTGACGTTCCGCATCGGCGACATCCGCGACCTGGAGGCGCTGACGAAGGCGACGCAGGGCGTCGACTACGTGTTCCACCTCGCCGCGCTCAAGCATGTGCCGGTGTGCGAGGAGCATCCGTACGAGGCGCTCAAGACGAACGTGCTCGGCACGCAGAACGTCATCGAAGCCGCCAACCTGAACAAGGTGAAGCGCGTCATCTATATCTCCACCGACAAGGCGGCCAATCCGTCGAACTTCTACGGCATGACCAAGGCGATCGGCGAGAAGCTGATCGTGTACGCGAACCTCGTCAGCACGGACACGAAGTTCGTCTGCGTGCGCGGCGGCAACGTGCTCGGCACGAACGGCAGCGTCATCCATCTGTTCACGAACCAGATCAAGACGAAAGGCCAGGTGCGCCTGACGGACCGCGGCATGACGCGCTTCTTCCTGACGCTGCATGACGCGATCAGCCTGCTGTTCAAGGCGTCGGAGGAAAGCCTCGGCGGCGAAATCTTCGTCATGACGATGCCGACCTGCCGCATCGAGGATCTGGCCGAGGTGCTCATGGAGGACATCGGCGTGCAGGCCGAGGTCGTCGAGACGGGCATCCGCCCCGGCGAGAAGCTGCATGAGATCCTGCTGACCGAGTTCGAGAGCAAGAGCACGGTCATCTACGACAAGGAATACCTGGTCATCCTGCCGCCGCTCGACATCCCGGGGCTCAAGGAGCAGTACAGCACGTATGACGCGGTCGACTTCGACAGCTTCTGCTCGAGCGAGAACCTGATGGACAAAGAGCAGATCCGCGACATGCTGAGGAGGGGCGGGTTCCTGCAATGA
- a CDS encoding NAD-dependent epimerase/dehydratase family protein, with the protein MDENGAVERDGADRLGCDFERSEKGEPFGEEVESGRKRLLVTGAGGFCGSHAVRHFAQAGWEVIAGTRPGSPPFWADPARRPEWFAPSGGEPEWLSVVAVEALDLSEQGTASLAGLLRRTRPDAVLHLAGLNAAGPSWTDPFAYMDTNLMGTVRLLEAIRASGHPCRIVVAGSMLSGPADGPLPAKPLHPYALSKGMQAQAALAWHALYGLDALVAVPSNLVGPGPSAGLSRLLARYAAACEHAAASQKCGSATADSSADSSASAPNVEAESSTPPLFRLSSAAETRDFLDVRDAMRGYETLLERGAAGSSYAMASGVMTPLGQLAELYRELAHVPLPMDIGGSLAASPDPADASALRALGWSPRIPLRESARDTLEDSRAAGRS; encoded by the coding sequence ATGGATGAGAACGGAGCAGTCGAGCGGGATGGAGCGGACCGGCTCGGATGCGATTTTGAAAGGAGCGAGAAAGGCGAGCCGTTCGGCGAAGAGGTGGAGTCTGGCCGAAAGCGGCTGCTCGTCACCGGCGCGGGCGGGTTTTGCGGCTCCCATGCCGTGCGGCATTTCGCGCAGGCGGGCTGGGAGGTCATCGCCGGCACGCGTCCGGGATCGCCGCCGTTCTGGGCCGATCCGGCGCGGCGTCCGGAGTGGTTCGCTCCCTCCGGCGGCGAACCGGAGTGGCTGTCCGTCGTGGCGGTCGAAGCGCTCGACCTGTCGGAGCAGGGGACGGCCAGCCTGGCCGGGCTGCTGCGGCGGACGCGTCCGGACGCCGTCCTGCATCTCGCCGGGCTCAACGCCGCGGGGCCTTCGTGGACCGATCCCTTCGCATATATGGACACGAACCTGATGGGCACCGTCCGGCTGCTCGAAGCGATCCGCGCCAGCGGCCATCCCTGCCGGATCGTCGTGGCCGGCTCGATGCTGAGCGGGCCGGCGGACGGCCCGCTGCCCGCGAAGCCGCTCCACCCGTACGCGCTGAGCAAAGGCATGCAGGCTCAAGCGGCTCTCGCCTGGCACGCGCTCTACGGACTCGACGCGCTCGTCGCCGTTCCGTCGAACCTCGTCGGTCCCGGCCCTTCCGCCGGGCTGAGCCGGCTGCTCGCCCGCTACGCCGCCGCTTGCGAGCACGCTGCGGCCTCGCAGAAGTGCGGATCGGCGACAGCCGACTCGTCCGCCGACTCGTCCGCAAGTGCTCCGAACGTGGAAGCCGAGTCGTCCACGCCGCCGCTCTTCCGCCTTTCCTCGGCTGCCGAAACGCGTGATTTTCTCGACGTGCGCGACGCCATGCGCGGGTACGAGACGCTGCTGGAGCGGGGAGCCGCCGGAAGCAGCTATGCCATGGCGAGCGGCGTCATGACGCCGCTCGGGCAGCTCGCCGAGCTGTACCGCGAGCTGGCCCATGTGCCGCTGCCGATGGACATCGGCGGCAGCCTCGCCGCTTCGCCGGACCCGGCCGACGCCTCCGCGCTGCGCGCGCTCGG
- a CDS encoding dTDP-4-dehydrorhamnose reductase family protein — MRLLVLGGGGMAGSMMVDYFRGRDGFELSWTTRGGGDGSLPLDASDLEAVRRTVAAVRPELIVNCIGKLNADAEAHPLEAYTVNGLLPHWLAFAAGEIGARLIHVSSDCVFLGDRGGYTELDQPDGTTVYARSKALGEVRDPRHLTIRTSIIGPDASPKGIGLLRWFLAQTGEVSGYSRVYWNGVTTLELAKAVEHAAARPEIGGLVHLLAAAPASKREMLEWFKEAYGRGDVTVVPAAEPEIDRTLSAVRTDWDYLAPSIPDMVRELAAWERRRG, encoded by the coding sequence ATGAGGCTGCTCGTCCTCGGAGGCGGCGGCATGGCCGGCTCCATGATGGTCGATTACTTCCGCGGCCGGGACGGGTTCGAGCTCAGCTGGACGACGCGCGGCGGCGGGGACGGGTCCCTGCCGCTCGACGCCTCCGACCTGGAGGCGGTGCGGCGGACGGTGGCGGCGGTCCGTCCCGAGCTGATCGTCAACTGCATCGGCAAGCTCAACGCCGACGCCGAGGCGCATCCGCTGGAGGCGTACACGGTCAACGGCCTGCTGCCGCACTGGCTGGCGTTCGCCGCCGGCGAGATCGGCGCGCGGCTCATCCACGTCAGCTCCGACTGCGTCTTCCTCGGCGACCGCGGCGGCTATACGGAGCTCGACCAGCCGGACGGCACGACCGTCTACGCCCGCTCCAAGGCGCTCGGCGAGGTGCGCGATCCTCGGCATCTGACGATCCGCACGTCGATCATCGGTCCCGACGCCAGCCCCAAGGGCATCGGCCTGCTGCGCTGGTTCCTTGCCCAGACGGGAGAGGTGTCCGGCTACAGCCGCGTCTACTGGAACGGCGTCACGACGCTGGAGCTGGCCAAGGCGGTCGAGCATGCGGCCGCGCGTCCGGAGATCGGCGGGCTCGTGCATCTGCTGGCGGCGGCTCCGGCGAGCAAGCGGGAAATGCTGGAATGGTTCAAGGAGGCGTACGGCCGCGGCGACGTCACGGTCGTACCGGCGGCGGAGCCGGAGATCGACCGCACGCTGAGCGCGGTGCGGACCGATTGGGACTACCTGGCGCCGAGCATTCCGGACATGGTCCGCGAGCTGGCGGCATGGGAGCGCCGCCGGGGCTGA